Genomic window (Fibrobacter sp.):
TGGAAATGCAAAGAGATTTCCTTGTAGCCACGGCGGATTTTTCTTGTTCCTTTTTCTTTTTCGTAGCCATTAGAACTTCCTCATCGCAAGGCCCAACGCAGGGGCATAGATATTAGAAAGACCTAGAGAAATACCATTCGCGCCAAACACTTTGGCATCGCACTCCACATAGCGGAATGGGTTCACTGTGTCAGTTTCAAGCCCTGTGCGCTCTGCTATATAAGCCTTCATTCCAGGGATCGAGGCACCTCCACCGCCCAAGAAGATTTTTCCAAGCGTCTTAGAGTCTTCCGAAGACTCGAAATAACGGATACCAAACTCAATCTGGGCCATCAGGTCTTCAAAAGCAAGCTTCATGGCTTCTTCTACTTCGGCTTCGGAGAATCCATCCACCACCCCTAGATCGCCCTTCTCAAAAATTTCGTGACACTTGGCAGCATCAATACCCAAATGAGTTCCCAGCTTGGAAATCACCAAATCCAAGGAACCGCCAGTCATGGCACGCATGGAGTGGAAGGCTCCGTCTTGCACAAAGGCAATACTCATCTTCTTTTCGCCAATGTTCACAATAGCGCAGGTGGTATTCAAATCTTCTTCGCTGGCTGTCGCCATATAGGCATTGAGAAGTCCGAAGATATCCACATCAATTGCGGACAGCTTGAGGCCCTTTACCGTAAAGAACTGGGCCCAAGAATCCAATAGGGCGTTCTTTGCAGCCACCACGTTTACCTTAACCTCGTCATTTTCACGAGATGCCACTTCGTAGTCAATGACGTTATCCTGGTCATCGAAGGGCGGACGGGACTGGGCGGTCTGGAGAATAATGGCTGCCTCATCTCCATTTTTAGGGAGTTTCACGCTCAACCGGTCCACCAGGACGCCACCGGCGCCAGCGCCGCAGTTCACAGAAGCCACCAAGTCCGTAGATTCATCCAGAGGATGACGTAACATAAGCTTGGTCATAGC
Coding sequences:
- the pilM gene encoding pilus assembly protein PilM — encoded protein: MALSLLAKIRGERVTVGIDVGHYSIKYVKVYHNSRGGKVVVDADLEPVPEGAIVNGEIQRREGGDEPQDSNAKKEKDGYELLSEAMTKLMLRHPLDESTDLVASVNCGAGAGGVLVDRLSVKLPKNGDEAAIILQTAQSRPPFDDQDNVIDYEVASRENDEVKVNVVAAKNALLDSWAQFFTVKGLKLSAIDVDIFGLLNAYMATASEEDLNTTCAIVNIGEKKMSIAFVQDGAFHSMRAMTGGSLDLVISKLGTHLGIDAAKCHEIFEKGDLGVVDGFSEAEVEEAMKLAFEDLMAQIEFGIRYFESSEDSKTLGKIFLGGGGASIPGMKAYIAERTGLETDTVNPFRYVECDAKVFGANGISLGLSNIYAPALGLAMRKF